The following coding sequences lie in one Pseudoxanthomonas sp. SE1 genomic window:
- a CDS encoding nitrate reductase cytochrome c-type subunit, which translates to MQNKHLWIAVGLTVALMALVFVAGWMTGRPDGHEAPVVAVSTPVDARAVFVPGAGQIDALRRGVPVDKEGHPPPMAHVENADLRRARAYPMQPPTIPHAIDGYQVDRNSNRCMLCHARANAATFQAPPVSVTHYMDRDDQFLATISPRRYFCNQCHVVQTDAPVLVANQFRDIDSVLSSPPAAEE; encoded by the coding sequence GTGCAGAACAAGCATCTCTGGATCGCGGTGGGGCTGACCGTCGCCCTGATGGCGCTGGTCTTCGTGGCGGGATGGATGACAGGTCGCCCGGACGGGCACGAAGCCCCGGTGGTGGCGGTGTCCACACCCGTGGACGCGCGCGCGGTCTTCGTGCCCGGCGCGGGCCAGATCGATGCCCTCCGGCGCGGCGTGCCGGTGGACAAGGAGGGCCATCCCCCGCCGATGGCGCACGTGGAGAACGCCGACCTGAGGCGTGCACGCGCCTACCCGATGCAGCCGCCGACCATCCCGCATGCGATCGACGGCTACCAGGTCGACAGGAACAGCAACCGCTGCATGCTGTGCCATGCCCGCGCCAACGCGGCCACCTTCCAGGCGCCGCCGGTCAGCGTGACGCACTACATGGACCGCGACGACCAGTTCCTGGCGACCATCTCGCCGCGCCGCTACTTCTGCAACCAGTGCCACGTGGTGCAGACCGACGCGCCGGTGCTGGTCGCGAACCAGTTCCGCGATATCGACAGCGTGCTGTCATCGCCCCCGGCCGCGGAGGAGTAG
- the glp gene encoding gephyrin-like molybdotransferase Glp — protein MIGYHEALARVLEGARLLAVQQVALAAATGRVLGRDVVSGSALPPFDNAAMDGVALASGGQPQAIGSEWEIAARIGAGDMPRDDAAYAWEIMTGAPLPARADIVVPVERIEALAMRDAGAPRIRLLAQAEPGANIRRRGEDVPAGCVVLEQGTLVGDPQMLLLAGLGIDRVEVARRPRVAVLATGRELVAPGQPLPPGGVHDATSPYLAAALATAGAEAVRVLRVGDEVADFQTALDTALADGVDLVLSTGAVSRGHYDFIPCALDARGAERIFHRVALRPGKPVLCARLREGPLFVGLPGNPLSTAVGFRFLVEPLLRAWLGMSGEQECRLPLAAACSKRAGLHAAFHATLRCDGEGCMRVHAGAEQASFRLLPFSRSSAWITLPAEAEHVDAGTLVQVHGYSHLRPQPWAPA, from the coding sequence GTGATCGGATACCACGAAGCGTTGGCGCGGGTGCTGGAGGGCGCGCGCCTGCTCGCCGTGCAGCAGGTCGCGCTCGCCGCAGCGACAGGTCGCGTGCTGGGCCGTGACGTGGTGAGCGGCAGCGCATTGCCGCCGTTCGACAATGCGGCGATGGACGGCGTCGCGCTTGCATCGGGCGGACAGCCACAAGCCATCGGCAGCGAGTGGGAGATCGCGGCCCGCATCGGTGCGGGCGACATGCCGCGGGACGATGCGGCATACGCGTGGGAGATCATGACCGGCGCGCCGCTTCCCGCGCGCGCGGACATCGTGGTGCCGGTGGAGCGCATCGAGGCGCTCGCCATGCGGGACGCAGGGGCACCGCGCATCCGGCTGCTGGCGCAGGCCGAGCCGGGCGCGAACATCCGGCGCCGGGGCGAAGACGTGCCGGCGGGATGCGTGGTGCTGGAACAGGGCACGCTTGTCGGCGACCCACAGATGTTGCTGCTCGCCGGGCTCGGTATCGATCGGGTCGAGGTGGCGCGCCGCCCGCGCGTAGCCGTGCTGGCGACTGGCCGCGAACTGGTGGCGCCGGGCCAGCCGTTGCCGCCGGGCGGCGTCCATGACGCGACCTCGCCGTATCTCGCCGCCGCCCTGGCGACCGCGGGTGCGGAAGCCGTCCGCGTCTTGCGCGTCGGCGACGAGGTGGCGGATTTCCAGACTGCGCTCGATACGGCGCTCGCGGACGGCGTCGATCTGGTGCTGAGCACCGGCGCGGTATCCAGGGGCCATTACGACTTCATTCCGTGCGCACTGGATGCGCGCGGCGCGGAGCGGATTTTCCACCGCGTGGCGTTGCGCCCCGGCAAGCCCGTGTTGTGTGCGCGGTTGCGCGAGGGGCCGCTGTTCGTCGGCCTGCCGGGCAATCCGCTGTCGACGGCGGTGGGTTTCCGCTTCCTGGTCGAGCCGCTGCTGCGCGCATGGCTGGGCATGTCCGGGGAACAGGAATGCCGGTTGCCGCTCGCCGCCGCATGCAGCAAGCGTGCCGGGCTGCATGCCGCTTTCCATGCCACGCTGCGCTGCGACGGGGAAGGGTGCATGCGCGTGCATGCCGGCGCGGAGCAGGCCTCGTTCCGCCTGCTGCCTTTCTCGCGATCTTCCGCATGGATCACCCTGCCTGCCGAAGCGGAGCACGTCGACGCTGGCACGCTCGTGCAGGTGCATGGCTACAGCCATCTGCGGCCCCAGCCGTGGGCCCCGGCGTGA
- the cobA gene encoding uroporphyrinogen-III C-methyltransferase, whose protein sequence is MVLLSAGPGDLDLLTLKAVKALAAADVLLLDELVDPQIVTLAPYARVVRVGKRAGCRSTPQAFICRLMRRYALQGLNVVRVKGGDALMFGRAGEEIAFLRAAGVHVRIVNGVSAAFAAAATLGVSLTHREHCHGVTFVTAHTHDHGEPDWAALARSGTTLAIYMGMSRLASLAAGLLPHLRADTPVAIVQGASRGDERRELTTLQALRDAPPVFDARQPGVVLVGSALAEALHVVGHVPLAAGAVAACG, encoded by the coding sequence GTGGTGCTGCTGTCGGCCGGTCCGGGCGACCTGGACCTGCTGACCCTCAAGGCGGTCAAGGCGCTCGCGGCCGCAGACGTGCTGCTGCTGGACGAACTTGTCGACCCGCAGATCGTCACGCTCGCGCCGTACGCGCGCGTGGTGCGCGTGGGCAAGCGGGCCGGATGCCGTTCCACGCCGCAGGCCTTCATTTGCCGGCTGATGCGCCGCTACGCATTGCAGGGCTTGAATGTGGTGCGCGTGAAGGGCGGCGATGCCTTGATGTTCGGGCGCGCGGGGGAAGAGATCGCATTCCTGCGCGCGGCGGGCGTGCACGTGCGCATCGTCAACGGCGTCAGTGCGGCCTTCGCGGCGGCGGCGACGCTGGGCGTGTCGCTGACCCACCGGGAGCATTGCCACGGCGTCACCTTCGTCACCGCGCACACGCATGACCATGGCGAGCCGGACTGGGCGGCGCTGGCGCGCAGCGGCACCACCCTGGCCATCTACATGGGCATGTCGCGGCTCGCATCGTTGGCGGCGGGGCTGCTGCCGCACCTGCGCGCGGACACGCCCGTCGCCATCGTGCAGGGCGCCAGCCGCGGGGACGAACGGCGCGAACTGACCACGTTGCAGGCCCTGCGTGATGCGCCGCCGGTGTTCGACGCACGGCAGCCCGGCGTGGTCCTGGTGGGGTCCGCACTGGCGGAGGCATTGCACGTCGTCGGGCACGTGCCGCTTGCCGCCGGGGCGGTGGCGGCCTGCGGCTGA
- a CDS encoding chaperone NapD — MSPPGTEAEVHIASFVVQHRDSASTALAAMIDTHDDLELALAGDTRSVVICESADRHAVMERVDQLQSVPGVLNVLLVYHHAEPARALDEPLPSLSILSPTGATP; from the coding sequence ATGAGCCCGCCAGGCACTGAAGCCGAAGTCCACATCGCCAGCTTCGTGGTCCAGCACCGCGACAGTGCATCCACTGCGCTCGCCGCGATGATCGACACGCACGACGATCTCGAACTCGCACTGGCCGGCGATACGCGCAGCGTGGTGATCTGCGAATCCGCAGACCGCCATGCGGTGATGGAGCGCGTGGACCAGCTGCAGTCGGTGCCGGGGGTGTTGAACGTGCTGCTGGTCTACCACCATGCCGAGCCTGCGCGTGCGCTCGATGAGCCCCTTCCCAGCCTCTCCATCCTGTCCCCGACCGGAGCCACGCCATGA
- a CDS encoding NapC/NirT family cytochrome c, giving the protein MWSRTKQRVLGLWRTLRLPSRHYSLGFLTVAGFLAGIMFWGGFNTALEATNTEAFCTSCHEMRDNVFEELKTTIHYTNRSGVRATCPDCHVPHNWTDKIARKMQASKEVWGKLFGTINTREKFLDERLILATHEWNRLKANDSLECRNCHDYDSMDLTRQGSRAAQVHKLWLGTGKKTCIDCHKGVAHHLPDMTGVPQG; this is encoded by the coding sequence ATGTGGTCACGGACCAAGCAGCGGGTGCTGGGCCTGTGGCGCACGTTGCGCCTGCCCAGCCGCCATTACAGCCTGGGTTTCCTGACGGTGGCCGGGTTCCTGGCGGGCATCATGTTCTGGGGTGGTTTCAACACCGCGCTGGAAGCGACCAACACCGAAGCGTTCTGCACCAGCTGCCACGAGATGCGGGACAACGTCTTCGAGGAGCTGAAGACCACCATCCACTACACCAACCGCTCGGGCGTGCGCGCCACCTGCCCCGATTGCCACGTGCCGCACAATTGGACCGACAAGATCGCGCGCAAGATGCAGGCATCGAAGGAGGTCTGGGGCAAGCTCTTCGGCACCATCAACACGCGCGAGAAATTCCTGGACGAGCGCCTGATCCTGGCCACGCACGAGTGGAACAGGCTGAAGGCGAACGATTCTCTGGAGTGCCGCAACTGCCACGACTACGATTCGATGGACCTCACCCGCCAGGGCTCGCGCGCGGCGCAGGTGCACAAGCTGTGGCTCGGCACCGGCAAGAAGACCTGCATCGACTGCCACAAGGGCGTCGCGCACCACCTGCCCGACATGACGGGCGTGCCGCAAGGGTGA
- a CDS encoding periplasmic nitrate reductase, NapE protein yields MNVIACGRSIVAPVPTCKVGNMEQSEGSAVASKQQERTAFLLLTVVIFPLMAVLIVAGYGFLVWMWQLLFAGPPTGP; encoded by the coding sequence ATGAATGTGATAGCCTGCGGCCGCAGCATCGTCGCACCAGTACCCACCTGCAAGGTAGGCAACATGGAGCAGAGCGAAGGATCAGCCGTTGCGAGCAAGCAGCAGGAGCGCACCGCGTTCCTGTTGCTGACGGTGGTCATCTTCCCGTTGATGGCCGTACTGATCGTGGCGGGGTACGGCTTCCTCGTGTGGATGTGGCAGCTGCTGTTCGCCGGTCCGCCGACGGGACCCTGA
- the napF gene encoding ferredoxin-type protein NapF, translating into MSRRALLFGRAATVPASVVFRPPWARPEAEFTHACTQCDACVRQCPQQVLVRCADGLPRFDATAGECTFCGECVAACDSDAFAPSLDPPWTIVAQVADRCLSAHGVVCASCRDVCPASAIHVPPAARGAALVDAERCTGCGACVGTCPVDAITLQHAPATEAIA; encoded by the coding sequence ATGTCGCGTCGTGCCCTGCTGTTCGGTCGCGCGGCGACAGTACCGGCATCCGTCGTCTTCCGTCCGCCCTGGGCCAGGCCCGAGGCTGAATTCACGCACGCCTGCACGCAGTGCGATGCCTGCGTGCGCCAGTGCCCGCAGCAGGTGCTGGTGCGCTGCGCGGACGGCTTGCCGCGTTTCGACGCGACGGCGGGCGAATGCACGTTCTGCGGCGAATGCGTCGCCGCCTGCGACAGCGACGCGTTCGCTCCTTCCCTCGATCCCCCGTGGACCATCGTTGCCCAGGTTGCGGATCGCTGTCTGTCGGCGCACGGCGTGGTGTGCGCCAGTTGTCGCGACGTGTGTCCCGCCTCCGCCATCCACGTGCCGCCCGCAGCACGGGGTGCGGCCCTCGTCGACGCGGAGCGCTGCACAGGCTGCGGTGCCTGCGTCGGCACGTGCCCCGTGGATGCCATCACCCTGCAGCACGCACCGGCCACGGAGGCCATCGCATGA
- a CDS encoding molybdenum cofactor guanylyltransferase gives MGTDKALLPWGDGTLLTHMPALLRAAGAREVIVSGDRPGFDSVPDAQPDTGPMGALAQLAPRLRDGAWIVVPVDMPLLSIELLHALLATDAACTCVEGHALPMALRLDADVRATLEQIGDLTGRACSLRALQQRLHTVHLPSSPWKQVLRNCNTPEDWAALQHPTS, from the coding sequence ATGGGCACGGACAAGGCACTGCTGCCCTGGGGCGACGGCACGTTGCTGACGCACATGCCTGCGTTGCTGCGGGCGGCGGGGGCACGCGAGGTGATCGTCAGCGGCGATCGTCCCGGCTTCGACAGCGTGCCGGACGCGCAGCCCGATACCGGTCCGATGGGTGCGCTTGCACAACTCGCCCCACGCCTGCGGGATGGCGCGTGGATCGTGGTTCCGGTGGACATGCCGTTGCTGTCCATCGAACTGTTGCACGCATTGCTCGCGACCGATGCTGCATGCACGTGCGTGGAAGGCCATGCCTTGCCGATGGCGCTGCGCCTGGATGCCGACGTGCGCGCCACGCTGGAGCAGATCGGCGACCTCACGGGACGTGCGTGCTCGCTGCGAGCGCTGCAGCAGCGATTGCACACCGTCCATCTGCCGTCATCGCCATGGAAGCAGGTGCTGCGCAACTGCAACACACCGGAAGACTGGGCCGCGCTGCAGCATCCGACTTCCTGA
- a CDS encoding nicotinate phosphoribosyltransferase, with the protein MRCLSNLLLNTDSYKASHWLQYPPGTDATFFYVESRGGIHDRTVFFGLQAILKEYLARPVTHADVDEARDVFAAHGEPFNEAGWRDIVDRHGGHLPLRIRAVPEGTVVPTHQALMTIESTDPHAFWVPSYVETMLLRIWYPITVATISWHAKQTIRQFLERTSVDPAGQLPFKLHDFGSRGVSSVESAALGGAAHLVNFLGTDTVSGLLLAKAHYHEPMAGFSIPAAEHSTITSWGREHEVDAYRNMLRQFAKPGAIVAVVSDSYDIFHAIREHWGTTLRQEVIASGATVVIRPDSGDPVAVVHQCLELLDDAFGHTVNGKGYRVLNHVRVIQGDGINPTSLRAILERITSAGYATDNLAFGMGGALLQRLDRDTQKFALKCSAARVDGEWIDVYKDPVTDKGKQSKRGRMTLLRHREYGGFRTVPVPPAAASLDDVEKPAGYDDAMVTVWEDGRLLRDWTFAEIRARAEAARL; encoded by the coding sequence ATGCGATGCCTGAGCAACCTCCTGCTCAACACCGACAGCTACAAGGCCAGCCACTGGCTGCAGTACCCGCCAGGCACCGACGCCACGTTCTTCTATGTGGAATCGCGCGGCGGCATCCACGACCGCACGGTGTTCTTCGGCTTGCAGGCGATCCTGAAGGAATACCTCGCGCGTCCCGTCACCCATGCCGACGTGGACGAGGCACGCGATGTCTTCGCCGCGCACGGCGAGCCGTTCAACGAGGCCGGCTGGCGCGACATCGTGGACCGCCATGGCGGCCACCTGCCCCTCCGCATCCGCGCGGTGCCCGAAGGCACGGTGGTGCCCACGCACCAGGCGCTGATGACGATCGAATCCACGGATCCGCACGCATTCTGGGTTCCGTCGTACGTCGAGACGATGCTGCTGCGGATCTGGTACCCGATCACCGTGGCCACCATCAGCTGGCACGCCAAGCAGACGATCCGGCAGTTCCTCGAACGCACCAGCGTCGATCCGGCCGGCCAGCTGCCTTTCAAGCTGCACGACTTCGGCAGCCGCGGCGTCTCCAGCGTCGAGTCCGCCGCCCTCGGCGGCGCGGCGCACCTGGTCAACTTCCTCGGTACCGACACCGTGTCGGGCCTGCTGCTGGCGAAGGCGCATTACCACGAACCGATGGCCGGCTTCTCGATCCCGGCGGCCGAACACAGCACGATCACCAGCTGGGGCCGCGAACACGAGGTGGATGCCTACCGCAACATGCTGCGGCAGTTCGCGAAGCCCGGCGCGATCGTCGCGGTGGTGTCGGACAGCTACGACATCTTCCATGCCATCAGGGAACACTGGGGTACCACGTTGCGGCAGGAGGTGATCGCATCGGGCGCGACGGTGGTGATCCGCCCCGATTCCGGCGACCCGGTCGCGGTGGTGCACCAGTGCCTGGAACTGCTGGACGACGCCTTCGGCCACACGGTCAATGGCAAGGGCTACCGGGTGCTCAACCATGTGCGCGTGATCCAGGGCGACGGCATCAACCCCACCAGCCTGCGCGCCATCCTGGAACGCATCACCAGTGCCGGCTACGCCACCGACAACCTGGCCTTCGGCATGGGGGGCGCATTGCTGCAGCGTCTCGACCGCGACACGCAGAAGTTCGCGCTGAAGTGTTCCGCCGCGCGCGTCGACGGCGAGTGGATCGACGTCTACAAGGATCCCGTCACCGACAAGGGCAAGCAGAGCAAGCGTGGCCGGATGACGCTGCTGCGGCACCGCGAGTACGGCGGCTTCCGTACCGTGCCCGTGCCACCGGCCGCCGCATCGCTCGACGACGTGGAGAAGCCCGCCGGTTACGACGACGCCATGGTCACCGTGTGGGAAGACGGCCGCCTGCTGCGCGACTGGACCTTCGCCGAGATCCGCGCCCGCGCCGAAGCCGCGCGGCTGTAG
- the napA gene encoding periplasmic nitrate reductase subunit alpha: MSTRREFIRHSALATAAAAAGLPLAGSGSNVVTEGDRTTLKWDKAPCRYCGTGCGVNVAVKEGRVVATHGDVHAEVNRGINCVKGYFLSKILYGADRLTQPLLRKKNGAYAKDGDFTAVSWDEAFDVMAAQFKRVLKEKGSDAIGMFGSGQWTIFEGYAANKLMKAGFRSNHIDPNARHCMASAVAGFMRTFGMDEPMGCYDDIEAADAFVLWGSNMAEMHPILWTRVTDRRLSHPHVKVVVMSTFEHRSFELADIPIIFKPQTDLVILNYIANHIIRTGKVNQAFVDRHTTFKRGNDDIGYGLRPEHPLEVKAKNAKDPNGGQPISFEEFAAFVAPYTLEKAVEMTGAERGWLEQLAELYADPKTKVMSFWTMGFNQHTRGVWANNMVYNIHLLTGKIATPGNSPFSLTGQPSACGTAREVGTFSHRLPADMVVTNPEHRKHAEEIWKLPHGTVNPKVGYHAVEQNRALKDGKLNAYWVMVNNNMQAAANLREETWPGYRNPDNFIVVSDAYPTVTAQAADLILPAAMWVEKEGAYGNAERRTQFWHQLVKAPGEARSDLWQLMEFSRRFTTDECWPAELLAANPQYKGKTLFDVLYRNGNVDRFPTSDIEAGYTNDESALFGFYVHKGLFEEYAAFGRGHGHDLAPFDDYHKARGLRWPVVKGQETRWRYREGADPYVKPGKGFEFYGNKDGRAVIWALPYEPAAESPDDEFDLWLVTGRVLEHWHSGSMTMRVPELYKAFPAAVVFMNPDDAKARGLKRGDEIIVASRRGEMRSRVETRGRNRMPRGLVFVPWFDAGQLINKVTLDATDPISKQTDYKKCAVKVVAA; this comes from the coding sequence ATGAGCACACGCCGCGAGTTCATCCGCCACAGCGCGCTGGCCACGGCCGCGGCGGCGGCCGGGCTGCCGCTTGCCGGGAGCGGCAGCAATGTGGTCACCGAAGGCGACCGGACAACACTGAAGTGGGACAAGGCGCCGTGCCGCTACTGCGGCACGGGCTGCGGGGTGAATGTCGCCGTGAAGGAAGGGCGCGTGGTGGCCACGCACGGCGACGTGCATGCGGAAGTCAACCGCGGCATCAACTGCGTGAAGGGCTACTTCCTGTCCAAGATCCTGTACGGCGCCGACCGCCTGACCCAGCCGCTGCTGCGCAAGAAGAACGGCGCGTACGCCAAGGATGGCGATTTCACCGCGGTGAGCTGGGACGAGGCCTTCGACGTGATGGCCGCACAGTTCAAGCGCGTGCTCAAGGAGAAGGGCAGCGACGCGATCGGCATGTTCGGCTCGGGCCAGTGGACGATCTTCGAGGGCTACGCCGCCAACAAGCTGATGAAGGCCGGCTTCCGCAGCAACCACATCGACCCGAACGCGCGCCATTGCATGGCGTCGGCGGTGGCGGGGTTCATGCGCACCTTCGGCATGGACGAGCCGATGGGCTGCTACGACGACATCGAGGCCGCCGATGCGTTCGTGCTGTGGGGCTCCAACATGGCCGAGATGCATCCGATCCTGTGGACCCGGGTGACCGACCGGCGGCTGTCGCACCCGCACGTGAAAGTGGTGGTGATGTCCACCTTCGAGCACCGCAGCTTCGAGCTGGCCGACATCCCGATCATCTTCAAGCCGCAGACCGACCTGGTCATCCTCAACTACATCGCCAACCACATCATCCGCACCGGCAAGGTCAACCAGGCCTTCGTCGACAGGCACACCACGTTCAAGCGCGGCAACGACGACATCGGCTACGGCCTGCGCCCGGAACACCCGCTGGAGGTCAAGGCGAAGAATGCCAAGGACCCGAACGGCGGGCAGCCGATCAGTTTCGAGGAGTTCGCCGCCTTCGTGGCGCCGTACACGCTGGAGAAAGCCGTCGAAATGACCGGCGCGGAGCGTGGCTGGCTGGAACAGCTGGCCGAGCTGTACGCGGATCCGAAGACCAAGGTGATGTCGTTCTGGACCATGGGCTTCAACCAGCACACGCGCGGCGTGTGGGCCAACAACATGGTCTACAACATCCACCTGCTGACCGGGAAGATCGCCACCCCGGGCAACAGCCCCTTCTCGCTCACCGGGCAGCCGTCAGCCTGCGGCACGGCGCGTGAAGTGGGCACCTTCAGCCATCGCCTGCCGGCCGACATGGTGGTGACGAACCCTGAGCACCGGAAGCATGCCGAGGAGATCTGGAAGCTCCCGCACGGTACCGTCAATCCGAAGGTCGGCTACCACGCGGTCGAGCAGAACCGCGCGCTGAAGGACGGCAAGCTCAATGCGTACTGGGTGATGGTGAACAACAACATGCAGGCCGCCGCGAACCTGCGCGAGGAGACCTGGCCGGGTTACCGCAATCCGGACAACTTCATCGTCGTGTCGGACGCATACCCCACCGTCACCGCACAGGCGGCGGACCTGATCCTGCCGGCGGCGATGTGGGTGGAGAAGGAGGGCGCCTATGGCAACGCCGAGCGGCGCACCCAGTTCTGGCATCAGCTGGTGAAGGCGCCCGGCGAGGCGCGCTCGGATCTGTGGCAGCTGATGGAGTTCTCCAGGCGCTTCACCACCGACGAGTGCTGGCCGGCCGAACTGCTGGCGGCCAACCCGCAGTACAAGGGCAAGACGCTGTTCGATGTGCTGTACCGCAACGGCAACGTGGACAGGTTTCCCACGAGCGACATCGAAGCAGGTTACACCAACGACGAATCCGCGCTGTTCGGCTTCTATGTCCACAAGGGTCTGTTCGAGGAATACGCCGCGTTCGGCCGCGGCCACGGCCACGACCTGGCGCCGTTCGACGACTACCACAAGGCGCGCGGCCTGCGCTGGCCGGTGGTGAAGGGCCAGGAGACGCGGTGGCGCTATCGCGAGGGCGCCGATCCGTACGTCAAGCCGGGCAAGGGCTTCGAGTTCTACGGCAACAAGGACGGCAGGGCGGTGATCTGGGCGCTGCCGTACGAGCCGGCCGCCGAATCGCCGGATGACGAGTTCGACCTGTGGCTGGTCACTGGCCGCGTGCTGGAGCACTGGCATTCGGGGTCGATGACGATGCGCGTGCCGGAGTTGTACAAGGCGTTTCCGGCGGCGGTGGTGTTCATGAACCCGGACGATGCGAAGGCGCGCGGGCTCAAGCGCGGCGACGAGATCATCGTGGCGTCGCGGCGTGGCGAGATGCGCTCGCGCGTGGAGACGCGCGGCCGCAACCGGATGCCGCGCGGGCTGGTGTTCGTGCCTTGGTTCGATGCCGGCCAGCTGATCAACAAGGTCACGCTGGACGCGACCGATCCGATTTCCAAGCAGACCGACTACAAGAAGTGCGCCGTCAAAGTCGTGGCCGCCTAG